The Streptomyces sp. V4I8 genome includes the window GCTTCGGGTCTTGAGCGCGCTACTATACCGCCCTATTCGGACTCGCTTTCGCTACGGCTTCCCCACACGGGTTAACCTCGCAACACACCGCAAACTCGCAGGCTCATTCTTCAAAAGGCACGCAGTCACGAGACACCAGCAAGCTGATGTCCGACGCTCCCACGGCTTGTAGGCACACGGTTTCAGGTACTATTTCACTCCCCTCCCGGGGTACTTTTCACCATTCCCTCACGGTACTATCCGCTATCGGTCACCAGGGAATATTTAGGCTTAGCGGGTGGTCCCGCCAGATTCACACGGGATTTCTCGGGCCCCGTGCTACTTGGGTGTCTCTCAAACGAGCCGCTGACGTTTCGACTACGGGGGTCTTACCCTCTACGCCGGACCTTTCGCATGTCCTTCGTCTACATCAACGGTTTCTGACTCGCCTCACAGCCGGCAGACTGTGAAAGAGAGATCCCACAACCCCGTACACGCAACCCCTGCCGGGTCTCACACGTATACGGTTTAGCCTCATCCGGTTTCGCTCGCCACTACTCCCGGAATCACGGTTGTTTTCTCTTCCTGCGGGTACTGAGATGTTTCACTTCCCCGCGTTCCCTCCACATACCCTATGTGTTCAGGTATGGGTGACAGCCCATGACGACTGCCGGGTTTCCCCATTCGGAAACCCCCGGATCAAAGCCTGGTTGACGACTCCCCGGGGACTATCGTGGCCTCCCACGTCCTTCATCGGTTCCTGGTGCCAAGGCATCCACCGTGCGCCCTTAAAAACTTGGCCACAGATGCTCGCGTCCACTGTGCAGTTCTCAAACAACGACCAGCCACCCATCACCCCCGGTACAAACCGGAGTTCACTGGGGCCGGCTTCCGAAGCACAACCTCACGGCCGTTACTTCAGACACCCAACAGCGTGCCCGACACGATCAGTTGATGAGCTTCGCGTTCCACGCCGAAGCAGTACTAACGCTCTCATCCATACTGAACCGTGCCGAATAATCAACGTTCCACCCATGAGCAACCAGCATCAGACATTCGCCGATGTACTGGCCTCTGGACTGCCGAGGCAGCCTAGAAGTGCTCCTTAGAAAGGAGGTGATCCAGCCGCACCTTCCGGTACGGCTACCTTGTTACGACTTCGTCCCAATCGCCAGTCCCACCTTCGACAGCTCCCTCCCACAAGGGGTTGGGCCACCGGCTTCGGGTGTTACCGACTTTCGTGACGTGACGGGCGGTGTGTACAAGGCCCGGGAACGTATTCACCGCAGCAATGCTGATCTGCGATTACTAGCAACTCCGACTTCATGGGGTCGAGTTGCAGACCCCAATCCGAACTGAGACCGGCTTTTTGAGATTCGCTCCACCTCGCGGTATCGCAGCTCATTGTACCGGCCATTGTAGCACGTGTGCAGCCCAAGACATAAGGGGCATGATGACTTGACGTCGTCCCCACCTTCCTCCGAGTTGACCCCGGCGGTCTCCTGTGAGTCCCCATCACCCCGAAGGGCATGCTGGCAACACAGGACAAGGGTTGCGCTCGTTGCGGGACTTAACCCAACATCTCACGACACGAGCTGACGACAGCCATGCACCACCTGTACACCGACCACAAGGGGGCGCCTGTCTCCAGACGTTTCCGGTGCATGTCAAGCCTTGGTAAGGTTCTTCGCGTTGCGTCGAATTAAGCCACATGCTCCGCTGCTTGTGCGGGCCCCCGTCAATTCCTTTGAGTTTTAGCCTTGCGGCCGTACTCCCCAGGCGGGGAACTTAATGCGTTAGCTGCGGCACCGACGACGTGGAATGTCGCCAACACCTAGTTCCCACCGTTTACGGCGTGGACTACCAGGGTATCTAATCCTGTTCGCTCCCCACGCTTTCGCTCCTCAGCGTCAGTAATGGCCCAGAGATCCGCCTTCGCCACCGGTGTTCCTCCTGATATCTGCGCATTTCACCGCTACACCAGGAATTCCGATCTCCCCTACCACACTCTAGCTAGCCCGTATCGAATGCAGACCCGGGGTTAAGCCCCGGGCTTTCACACCCGACGTGACAAGCCGCCTACGAGCTCTTTACGCCCAATAATTCCGGACAACGCTTGCGCCCTACGTATTACCGCGGCTGCTGGCACGTAGTTAGCCGGCGCTTCTTCTGCAGGTACCGTCACTTTCGCTTCTTCCCTGCTGAAAGAGGTTTACAACCCGAAGGCCGTCATCCCTCACGCGGCGTCGCTGCATCAGGCTTTCGCCCATTGTGCAATATTCCCCACTGCTGCCTCCCGTAGGAGTCTGGGCCGTGTCTCAGTCCCAGTGTGGCCGGTCGCCCTCTCAGGCCGGCTACCCGTCGTCGCCTTGGTGAGCCATTACCTCACCAACAAGCTGATAGGCCGCGGGCTCATCCTTCACCGCCGGAGCTTTCGACCCTCACAGATGCCTGCGAGAGTGATATCCGGTATTAGACCCCGTTTCCAGGGCTTGTCCCAGAGTGAAGGGCAGATTGCCCACGTGTTACTCACCCGTTCGCCACTAATCCCCACCGAAGTGGTTCATCGTTCGACTTGCATGTGTTAAGCACGCCGCCAGCGTTCGTCCTGAGCCAGGATCAAACTCTCCGTGAATGTTTTCCCGTAATCGGGATGAACACCACGAGAGCGGAACAGCCAGGCGGAATAAGCCCGGCCGTTCACAGCGTCCTCGCTGTGTTTTTTCAAAGGAACCTCGCCCCAGCAGATGCTGGAGACGGGGTATCAACATATCTGGCGTTGATTTTTGGCACGCTGTTGAGTTCTCAAGGAACGGACGCTTCCCTTGTACTCACCCTCTCGGGCTTTCCTCCGGGCGCTTCCCTTCGGTCTTGCATTTCCGACTCTATCAGATCTTTTTCGATCCGATTTCCTCGGCGCTTTCCAGGTTTCCGCTTTCGCGTTTCCCTTTCCGGCGTTTCCGACTTTATCAGAAGTTCCGGGCCGGACAGACCAGCCGCTCATTTCCGAATGATCGGGGGCTTCTCGGGAATCGATGTTCCGCTGAAGCAGACAGACGCTCACTCTGCCCGGTGGGACCTACATCCACTTCCAGGCAACTGTTCGAATCTACCTCCCCCACACGCTCCGTGTCAACGGCTCCTGTGGGGCGAAGAGGAGACTAGCAGTTGAACAGGCGTGTCCGCACATCAGGCCGCGGTCGGAACGGCGGCGCTGCGCTCGGCCGCCTCGACGTCGCCCGTCTCCCCGGCGCGGGCGGCACGTCCGCCGAGGACATAGACATACGCGAGGAAGGCCAGTTCAGCGACGACGCCGATGCTGATGCGTGCCCAGGTGGGCAGGCCCGATGGGGTGACGAAGCCTTCGATGGCGCCGGAGACGAAGAGGACCAGGGCCAGGCCTATCGCCATGCCGATCGCGGCTCGGCCCTCTTCTGCGAGGGCGGCGCGTCGGGTGCGGGGGCCCGGGTCGACGAGGGTCCAGCCGAGGCGTAGGCCTGTGCCGGCGGCGACGAAGACCGCGGTCAGTTCGAGGAGCCCGTGCGGCAGGACTAGGCCGAGGAAGGTGTCCAGGCGGCCTGCGGAGGACATCAGGCCGAAGCCGACGCCGAGGTTGAGCATGTTCTGGAAGAGGATCCAGAGCACCGGGAGGCCCAGGAAGACGCCGAGGATCAGACAGAGGGCGGCGGCCCAGGCGTTGTTCGTCCAGACCTGGGCCGCGAAAGACGCCGCAGGGTGACTGGAGTAGTACGTCTCGTACTGACCGCCGGGGCGGGTGAGCTCGCGCAGTTCGCTGGGGGCCGCGATGGTGGCCTGTACTTCGGGATGGGCGCCTATCCACCAGCCCAGCAGGGCCGCAACGAGGGTGGAGAGGAGTGCTGTGGGGACCCACCAGTGGCGCGAACGGTAGACCGCGGCGGGGAATCCGTGGGTGAGGAAGTGGGTGACATCGCGCCAGGAGGCGCGTCGGGTCCCTGTGACGGCACTACGTGCGCGTGCCACCAGTTGGCTGAGGCGACCGGTCAGCTGAGGGTCGGGGGCGCTGGACTGGATCAGGGAGAGGTGGGTGGCGGTGCGCTGGTAGAGGGTGACGAGTTCGTCGGCCTCGGCACCGGTGAGGCGGCGCTGGCGTCCGAGGAGGGCGTCGAGGCGGTCCCACTCGGCTCGGTGGGCGGTGACGAAGACGTCGAGGTCCATCTGCTTTCCTGCTCCCCCGTTGTTCGTCGGCGACTCATCGTGGACGTCAGCTTGTCGTACTGCGGCGCGATGCGCCCTCAGCTTGGCAGACTGGCCATTCCAAAGGCAGGTCAGGGGAAGGGCGGACGGCGTGAGTGAGCTGGTCACGGGCGAGGCGGTGGCGCTGGAGTTGCGCCCCGCGAAGCTGCCCAGCAGGGCCCTGGCCGTGCTGCTCGATCTGGCTGTGGCCGTGATCGCCTACATCGTCGTCACGATTGGTGTGGTGGCGGCCACCGCTTCTCTGGACGAGGCGGCGCAGACCGCCCTGTCCATCGCGATGTTCGTTCTGCTGCTGGTCGGCGGGCCGATCGCGGTCGAGACGCTGAGTCACGGGCGCTCTCTCGGGAAGCTTGCGTGCGGGCTGCGGGTGGTGCGTGACGACGGCGGACCGATCCGGTTCCGGCACGCACTGGTGCGCGGCCTCATAGGCGTGATCGAGATTCTGATGACGCTGGGCGTCGTCGCTGTCATCTCTTCGCTGGTGTCCGCGCGCGGGCGGCGTCTCGGTGACGTGTTCGCCGGGACGCTCGTCGTACGGGAACGAGTGCCCCTCGCGCGGACGGGCTTCGTTCCCCCGCCTCCGCCGTGGTTGGCCGGGCGGTTCACGGGGCTTGATCTGTCGGCGGTTCCCGATGGCCTGTGGCTCGCCATTCGCCAGTACCTGACTCGGATGCAGCAACTCGACCCTCAGGTCGGCTGGAGCATGGCGGAGCGCCTCGCGACGGATCTCGCGGCGCGTACGGGTTCTCCGGCGCCGCAGGGTGTGCCGCCGGCGGCGTATCTGGCGGCGGTTCTGCAGGAACGGCAGACGCGGGAGGCGCGGCGGGCCTTCGGCAGCGGACCGGCTGCGGGCGGGACGGCCGGCGGCGCAGGTGCTGCGGGCAGTGGCAAAGCCGCGGCCGGCGGACCGGGCGCGTACGGCCCACCCGTCATGCCGCCGCCCGCCGCTGCATCACCGCACCACGCCGTACGGCAGCCTCCGGCGCCCCACGACGCTGCATCGGACGACCGGCCCGCCACCGGCTTTGCGCCACCGGCCTAGTCGCTCAAGCGAACGTCGACGGCGGCGAGTCCAGGTCCTCCAGCTCGATGCCCGGGGCCGCGAGGACCACGTCGCCCGCGATGTGTACGGCGTGCTGCTCGCCCGTGTCCAGGGCTGTGACCTGGTATTCGTCCACGGTCAGAGGGGCGTTGTCAGTGGCGTGTGTTTGTCTGTTCACCAGGGCCCAGGACTGGTCCACGGTGCGCGGGGCCAGGACCGGGTCCGTGAGCGCCACGAGGCGGACGCGGGTTGCCGAATCGGAGGGGGTGAGGCGCAGGAGACGAGTGGTGGCGATGAGGAACGCGGGGGACGTCCCGGTGAAGGCATGGGCGCGCACATTGCCTTCCGTGGCCTGGTCCCCGGTGGGGTCGGTACGGACCCAGGTGACGCCGTCGAGGGCGGCACCGCGTACCTGCCAGCCACCTGCGTGGAGTTCGAGCCGGAGGGGGCGGCCGAGTTCGTCCAGGGTGAGGTCGACGGAGCCGCTGTGATCGCCCGCAGGGGTGGTCAGCTGGGAGACGTAGCGCCAGCCGGAAGGGCCGGGGGCGCAGTGGAAGTGCTCTTCTGCGAGGGGGGTGTGATCGTGCGGATCATGGAGCGAATAGCGGCCGCGGGGCATCGGGGTCCTGGGTCTTGATGGCTCTTGTGACTCTTGGTGGCTTGACGGTCTTGTCCGGCCGGACGGGGCACCTGGGTCGCGTGGACTGAAGAGGCCGCACGGCCAAAGGGGCAGGCCCCCGACACGGGGGTGCGGGGGCCTGCCTCTGAGGAGCGACTCGGCTCAGTAGCGGTAGTGGTCCGGCTTGAACGGACCCTCGACCTCTACGCCGATGTACGCGGCCTGCTCGGGGCGGAGCTTCGTCAGCTTCACGCCGAGCGAGTCCAGGTGGAGGCGCGCGACCTTCTCGTCCAGGTGCTTGGGCAGCGTGTAGACGCCGGTCGGGTAGGCGTCCGGCTTGGTGAACAGCTCGATCTGGGCCAGGGTCTGGTCCGCGAAGGAGTTGGACATCACGAAGGACGGGTGACCGGTGGCGTTGCCCAGGTTCAGCAGGCGGCCCTCGGACAGGACGATGAGCACCTTGCCGTCAGGGAACGTCCAGGTGTGGACCTGCGGCTTGACCTCGTCCTTGACGATGCCCGGGACCTTGGCGAGGCCGGCCATGTCGATCTCGTTGTCGAAGTGGCCGATGTTGCCGACGATCGCCTGGTGCTTCATCTTGGCCATGTCCGAGGCCATGATGATGTCCTTGTTGCCGGTCGTGGTGATGAAGATGTCGGCCTTGTCGATGACCTCGTCGAGGGTCGTGACCTGGTAGCCGTCCATCGCCGCCTGGAGCGCGCAGATCGGGTCGATCTCGGTGACGATCACGCGGGCGCCCTGTCCGCGCAGGGACTCCGCGCAGCCCTTGCCCACGTCGCCGTAGCCGCAGACGACCGCGGTCTTGCCGCCGATCAGGACGTCGGTGGCGCGGTTGATGCCGTCGATCAGGGAGTGGCGGCAGCCGTACTTGTTGTCGAACTTCGACTTGGTGACGGCGTCGTTCACGTTGATCGCCGGGAACAGGAGGACGCCGTCGCGCTGCATCTCGTACAGGCGGTGGACGCCGGTCGTGGTCTCCTCGGTCACGCCGCGGATCTCGGAGGCCAGCTGGGTCCACTTCTGCGAGCCGTCCGTGATGGTGCGGTGCAGGAGTTCGAGGATGACGCGGTGCTCGTCGGACTCGGCGGTGTCGACGTCCGGAACCTTGCCGTCCTTCTCGTACTCGACGCCCTTGTGGACGAGGAGGGTGGCGTCACCGCCGTCGTCGAGGATCATGTTCGGGCCGCCGGTGGGGCTGTCCGGCCAGGTCAGGGCCTGCTCCGTGCACCACCAGTACTCCTCCAGGGTCTCGCCCTTCCAGGCGAAGACCGGGATGCCCTGCGGGTTGTCGGGCGTGCCGTTCGGGCCGACGGCGATCGCGGCGGCGGCGTGGTCCTGGGTGGAGAAGATGTTGCAGGACGCCCAGCGGACCTGGGCGCCGAGCGCGGCCAGGGTCTCGATGAGGACGGCGGTCTGCACGGTCATGTGCAGGGAGCCGGTGACGCGGGCGCCGGCCAGCGGCTGCGTCTCGGCGTACTCCTTGCGGATCGCCATCAGGCCGGGCATCTCATGCTCGGCGAGGGTGATCTCCTTGCGGCCGAACTCGGCCAGGGAGAGGTCGGCGACCTTGAAGTCCTGTCGGTGGTCGACAGTCGTCATTACGAGCTGCTCCTCGGGATCGGGGCGAGGTGGGTACGGCTGGTCTGCGCGGCGGCGGACACAGGGGTGCCCGAAGAGGACACAGGCATGCCCGCGTGCGCGCAGCACAGTCCGTCGGAGGCCCTCTCTCCCTCGGTCGGTCCGCGTCGGGACCGCCCGACCGCCATCAGCAGCGACGTCTGGCTCTGTCCCAAGCTACACCGGGAGGCCGGGCCGTCCCCAGTCCGCCTGCGAACAGTTCGCGCCATCACGGGGTTCGGAGCGGGGAGGGCGGAGGGGTCGCCCGGGGCAGCGGCAGGTGGTGACGGTGGTGTGCGGGAGTGCTGTGCGGGAGCGATAACAGGACACCAACGAAGGGCGCGCAGGAGGCGACAGAGCGGGAGGATGCGGGGCATTCGCGCCTTTGAGTCTGCGGCGAGGTGGTGCAGGATGCCCGGGAGTTCTGAACAACTGATCGATCTCGCGGGGCGTCCGGGACGGCGTCGCCGCGTGACAAAGGCGTTAGGAGATCGACGTGACGAGTCCGGCCGGCCCTCCCCCCACGGGCGGCGGCAGTGGCGAGCAGAAGCGGTTGAGGTTGCTCGCGGTGACCGCGTGCCCGACCGGCATCGCCCACACGTACATGGCGGCTGAGAAGCTCGCGCAGGCCGCCGAGAGCCGCGGTATCGACATGAAGGTGGAGACGCAGGGATCCATCGGGGCTGAAAACGTTCTCGATGACAACGATGTCAAGCACGCGGACGGCGTCATCGTCGCTGCGGACAAGGACGTGGACCTGAGCCGTTTCGCGGGCAAGCGGGTCCTGACGGTCGGGGTGGCCGAGGGCATTCGCCGCCCCGAGCGGCTGATCGAGCAGGTGCTGTCGGCGCCCGTGCACACGGAAGGGGGCGCCCCCACCGCCCCCGCGGGCGGCGGCGGCAGGGAGCGGAGCGTCGGGTACAAGGCGCTGATGAACGGGGTCAGTTACATGATCCCGTTCGTCGTGGTCGGCGGGCTGCTGATCGCGATCTCGCTCTCGCTCGGCGGGCACACCGACCCGTCGGGCGGTCTGGTCATCCCGAAGGACTCCTTCTGGATGGACGTGAACAACATCGGCGTGATCGGCTTCACGCTGATGGTGCCGATTCTGTCCGGTTACATCGCGTATGCCATCGGGGATCGACCCGCGCTCGTGCCGGGCATGATCGGTGGCTGGATCGCCAACACCGGCTCGCTGTACGACTCCGAGGCGGGCGCCGGGTTCATCGGGGCGATCGTGACCGGCTTCCTCGCCGGGTATCTGGTGCTGTGGATCAAGAAGATCAAGGTCCCGAAGTTCGCGCAGCCGATCATGCCGATCATCGTGATCCCGATCGTGGCGACCACGGCGCTCGGCCTGTTCTTCATCTACGTCATCGGGAAGCCGATCTCGTGGGTGTTCGAGCACCTGACCACCTGGCTCAGCGGGATGACCGGCACGAGCGCGATCCTGCTCGGGGCGATTCTGGGGCTGATGATCGCGTTCGACATGGGCGGGCCGGTCAACAAGACGGCGTTCCTGTTCGGCGCCGGGCTCATCGCGACCGGCAACCAGACGGTCATGGGCATGTGCGCGGCGGCGATCCCCGTCATGCCGTTGGGTCAGGGCCTCGCCACGCTGATACGCAAGCGGCTCTACTCCGAGCAGGAGCGGGAGACGGGACTCGCCTCGCTGTTCATGGGCTGCTTCGGCATCTCCGAGGGCGCGATCCCGTTCGCCGCGGCGCGACCCGCGCAGGTCATCCCGGCCAACATGCTCGGCGGCGCGGTCGCCGGTGCGATCGCCGGGGTCGCCGGCGTCGAGGACGCGGTGCCGCACGGCGGGCCGATCGTGGCGGTGCTGGGCGCGGTGAGCGGCGTGCCGATGTTCTTCGTGGCCGTGCTGATCGGCACGGCCGTCACCGCGCTGACGACGGTCGCCCTGGTCGACCTCGGTGAGCGCAGGCGGCGTGGGCAGGCGGTTCCCGGTGCGGCGGTCGGGCTTGAGCCCGTGCTGGTCGGGGCGGGGGTCGGAGCACCGGGTGCTGGTGCCGCCGTGGGAGCGCCGGACGCTGGTGGTGTCGTGGCGCAGCGGGTCGTACCCGAGTCAGCGACTGCCCCGGCCGAAGTCCTCTCCGGCTATCTCACCGAGCAGACCGTCAAGGTCGAACTCGAGGCCACCGACAAGGAGTCCGCCATCCGCGAGATGGCGGGGCTGCTGGCAGGTGCCGGCAAGGTCGCGGACGTCGACGAGTTGGTGGCGACCGCGCTTCGGCGGGAGGCGCAGGGCACGACCGGGCTCGGTGAGGAGATCGCGATTCCGCATGCCAAGACGGAGGCGGTGACGGCGCCGATCGTCGGTTTCGCGCGGTCCGCGGAGGGCGTCGAGTGGGGCTCACCGGACGGTACGCAGGCGAGGCTGGTGTTCATGATCGCCGTACCGGAGGCGGCCGCGGGCGATGAGCATCTGCGGATTCTGGCGCTGCTGTCACGGAAGTTGATGGACGCCGGGTTCCGGGAGCGGCTGCTGGCGGCCGGTGACGAGCGGGCGGTGCTGGGTGTGCTGAGCGAGATCCGGTAGCCGGTGCGGGCCCGCGGCCGTCATGCCGTGGGCCCGCACGCACGGACGGTTCACAGACGGCCGCTACTCTCGGCCGCCGCGGATGTTCCGTGTGGGGAGGGAGTGGCGAGAGTGGCAATGGGGCAGGCGCGAAGACTCGCGGTTACGGCGTGGTTGGTGGGTCCCTTGGGGCTGGTGCTCGTGATCGCGTCCGTGCTGTGGCTGCGGACGGGTTATGTGCTGTCGACCGTGTCGAGCGAGAACATGACGCCGACGTACGCCGTCGGGGACCGGATCGTCGCCGAGCGCGTCGACGGGGACGAGGTGAGGCGGGGTGACGTGGTGCTGTACGCGGCGCCGGAGCGCTACCCGGGCGGGGTGACCGTCATGCAGCGTGTCATCGGCGTCGGCGGCGACCGTGTCGTGTGCTGCGAGAACGCGGGCACGGCGCGCGAGCGGATCACCATCGACGGGAAGCCGCTCAGCGAGTCGTATGTGCAGGACGGCGTCGCCGACGGGATGCATCGGCCGTACGACGTGGCTGTGCCGGAGGGCCGGCTGTTCCTGCTCGGTGACCACCGCGTGAACTCACGCGATTCGCGCTTCTTCGCCGATGATCACGGCGGGACGGTGCCCGTCGGGGCGGTCGTGGGCCGGGTGACCGACAGCTCTGTGATGCCGCTGCTGCTCGCCGGGGCCGCGCTGCTCGGGCTTCTGCTGGCGCTCGTCGGAATCGTGTTCGGGTTCGCGGCACGGAACGTCCGGAAGCGGCCGGCGCAACTGGTGTTGTGGCCCGAGCACTTGTGATCGGACCGGAGGCCGGGATACGCGACGGGGGCCCGCCGAG containing:
- a CDS encoding RDD family protein, yielding MSELVTGEAVALELRPAKLPSRALAVLLDLAVAVIAYIVVTIGVVAATASLDEAAQTALSIAMFVLLLVGGPIAVETLSHGRSLGKLACGLRVVRDDGGPIRFRHALVRGLIGVIEILMTLGVVAVISSLVSARGRRLGDVFAGTLVVRERVPLARTGFVPPPPPWLAGRFTGLDLSAVPDGLWLAIRQYLTRMQQLDPQVGWSMAERLATDLAARTGSPAPQGVPPAAYLAAVLQERQTREARRAFGSGPAAGGTAGGAGAAGSGKAAAGGPGAYGPPVMPPPAAASPHHAVRQPPAPHDAASDDRPATGFAPPA
- a CDS encoding fructose-specific PTS transporter subunit EIIC, with amino-acid sequence MTSPAGPPPTGGGSGEQKRLRLLAVTACPTGIAHTYMAAEKLAQAAESRGIDMKVETQGSIGAENVLDDNDVKHADGVIVAADKDVDLSRFAGKRVLTVGVAEGIRRPERLIEQVLSAPVHTEGGAPTAPAGGGGRERSVGYKALMNGVSYMIPFVVVGGLLIAISLSLGGHTDPSGGLVIPKDSFWMDVNNIGVIGFTLMVPILSGYIAYAIGDRPALVPGMIGGWIANTGSLYDSEAGAGFIGAIVTGFLAGYLVLWIKKIKVPKFAQPIMPIIVIPIVATTALGLFFIYVIGKPISWVFEHLTTWLSGMTGTSAILLGAILGLMIAFDMGGPVNKTAFLFGAGLIATGNQTVMGMCAAAIPVMPLGQGLATLIRKRLYSEQERETGLASLFMGCFGISEGAIPFAAARPAQVIPANMLGGAVAGAIAGVAGVEDAVPHGGPIVAVLGAVSGVPMFFVAVLIGTAVTALTTVALVDLGERRRRGQAVPGAAVGLEPVLVGAGVGAPGAGAAVGAPDAGGVVAQRVVPESATAPAEVLSGYLTEQTVKVELEATDKESAIREMAGLLAGAGKVADVDELVATALRREAQGTTGLGEEIAIPHAKTEAVTAPIVGFARSAEGVEWGSPDGTQARLVFMIAVPEAAAGDEHLRILALLSRKLMDAGFRERLLAAGDERAVLGVLSEIR
- the ahcY gene encoding adenosylhomocysteinase, encoding MTTVDHRQDFKVADLSLAEFGRKEITLAEHEMPGLMAIRKEYAETQPLAGARVTGSLHMTVQTAVLIETLAALGAQVRWASCNIFSTQDHAAAAIAVGPNGTPDNPQGIPVFAWKGETLEEYWWCTEQALTWPDSPTGGPNMILDDGGDATLLVHKGVEYEKDGKVPDVDTAESDEHRVILELLHRTITDGSQKWTQLASEIRGVTEETTTGVHRLYEMQRDGVLLFPAINVNDAVTKSKFDNKYGCRHSLIDGINRATDVLIGGKTAVVCGYGDVGKGCAESLRGQGARVIVTEIDPICALQAAMDGYQVTTLDEVIDKADIFITTTGNKDIIMASDMAKMKHQAIVGNIGHFDNEIDMAGLAKVPGIVKDEVKPQVHTWTFPDGKVLIVLSEGRLLNLGNATGHPSFVMSNSFADQTLAQIELFTKPDAYPTGVYTLPKHLDEKVARLHLDSLGVKLTKLRPEQAAYIGVEVEGPFKPDHYRY
- a CDS encoding stage II sporulation protein M: MDLDVFVTAHRAEWDRLDALLGRQRRLTGAEADELVTLYQRTATHLSLIQSSAPDPQLTGRLSQLVARARSAVTGTRRASWRDVTHFLTHGFPAAVYRSRHWWVPTALLSTLVAALLGWWIGAHPEVQATIAAPSELRELTRPGGQYETYYSSHPAASFAAQVWTNNAWAAALCLILGVFLGLPVLWILFQNMLNLGVGFGLMSSAGRLDTFLGLVLPHGLLELTAVFVAAGTGLRLGWTLVDPGPRTRRAALAEEGRAAIGMAIGLALVLFVSGAIEGFVTPSGLPTWARISIGVVAELAFLAYVYVLGGRAARAGETGDVEAAERSAAVPTAA
- the lepB gene encoding signal peptidase I, with product MLVIASVLWLRTGYVLSTVSSENMTPTYAVGDRIVAERVDGDEVRRGDVVLYAAPERYPGGVTVMQRVIGVGGDRVVCCENAGTARERITIDGKPLSESYVQDGVADGMHRPYDVAVPEGRLFLLGDHRVNSRDSRFFADDHGGTVPVGAVVGRVTDSSVMPLLLAGAALLGLLLALVGIVFGFAARNVRKRPAQLVLWPEHL